The Triticum aestivum cultivar Chinese Spring chromosome 4B, IWGSC CS RefSeq v2.1, whole genome shotgun sequence sequence TGCGTGTGCTCTGAGGACTCGCACTGCGCGCCGGAGCAAGGTTATTTCTGCCGGCCGGGGAAGGTGTACGCGGAGGCAAGGGTATGCTCATTCCGACCCACCTCCCACCGCGAGCACAACGATGAAATATGAATCTAGTCATGGATGGGTCAAGAAGTGGTGCGATCTAATGTTGAATTACTATGCTTTTGTAAGTGGTGTGTTGATTTACTTCATTCTCTTCCACATGGTTATCTAAATCATTTTCCCGAACGAGCTGCGTGGGCGAAAAGCTGCTGCTACGTGTGTTCGTGGTCGGGGTTAGgaataagaaaaaaaaaagaggggaTTTTTTCATTTGCGCCAGCTGAGTTGGCAGTGTAGAAGTCAAAACCGCCCGACTAACTCAAAACCAAAACCAGGGTTGAGTTGTGAACCTCAAGGTTAGTTGGAGGTGTATTTCAACCAGTTTCGGAGTTTGGGGTTGTAAATTAAACCGTGTGGTTAGTTCAGGGTTGAAATATGGACTTCTCTCTCCTCTGCCCAATATGGCCGACGGCACAATCCGCatcaatggatggatggatggggtgcGGGGTTCCGGGCGCGGCGGGGGAACAATTGCTTGTCTATGGTTTATGTGCAAGTCAAACTTATGTATTTTTGAACAAAATTATAGAATAAAATACCAACATCTACAATACAAaattaaataaaatataaaaatactttTGTGATGGATCTAATGATAAAAAATTGGCACAGTACATATTAATATATATTTCTAAAAAATTGATCAAACATGCATATGTTTGAATTTTGAAAATACTaacacaccttatattttggaatgaaGTAAGTAAgtaataagggcatctccaacgctgattCTCCCTAAAATGGACACGGTATTTGTCCGTGGACCGGTCTGGATTGGTGTCCGGACATGGATACGGGAGCGCGGCATCCAACCATATACCCCAAGTGTTCGGTTTCATTAACTAAAAAAACAAGATTTCGCCAAATTCTTCTGCAAATTAACAACCTTTTGCCAACATGTTATAAAGAAACTTAATAAAAAAACCTTAGTAGTAAACAACTAATCACCTTGCTAATCATACACCTCCGCAAAAATGGGTTTGATCATTTTCAAACCTTACAGCAAATGCCCAAATCTATTTGCAAATCTTCCGTCATTCCGTCAAACGTGTGATAAAAACCTTAATAGAATTTGGCGAAGTACACCTCCCGCCAAATACCCAAATCTATCTGCAAAGCTTCCGCCGAATGCCCAAATACTAATCACCATTCATCTTTGAACATGCTAGCCTTCCGCCAATTAACAACTATAGCCAGCGGTTTTCCGCCGTCCGGACGAAGAGGGGGGTACGTGGCGGCTTTTGATTTATCATGAGGATGTCCGGACCCCCGCAGAGTCTCTCTTTGTTTGGTTTCGATGCGCGGGAAAACGGATATCCAGACCGCTCTGTGTACCGATGTGGTGCCGTGCTTGGTTGGTAAATTATGTCCGGACAGCGCGGTCCGGCCGGATGCGGGCGATTTGAGGGTCCGCTTTGGAGGTGTGACGAAAACACACAAGTTTGCATCGTGATTGTAGGAGAGCGCATTGCACactgagggcatctccagccgcgccccaggaaggcctccccaggcgattttttcgcgccggcgccgaaaaaatggcccagtcgcgcccccaagagcCCGATTTTCAccggttcggaccttttttccgcccggcggtcacagaccgaacccgacgcgctgggaagccgttgggggctccggcgctaggaaaaagcacgcctggcccacaccgacaggggaaaagtcaaggttttcttcccccgactcgcctcgcaccccccgcgccctcggccaccactagctacatcccggcgacggccgccggtctactccgctagatagccattccccgccggaaaatagcagcgcttcgccgcggcagcccctcccgcaGCCAGCTGGTCATTTCCGGCCGCCGTctccggccgcggaggcgcggtttaacagcgggtacacgcccaccgagcgcaaggtgttcgacGTTTTGActgtctcggcgatggactcggatgaggaggaagagctcgccgcgttgctggaggaggaagccaatgcaacaaggggtactatctagctgacggcatctatccgagatggtcgacatttgtaaagacgatctcaaaccctgtggcaggaggcaagaacgcctggtttgcgaaggttcaagaggcttgcaggaaggatgtcgagcgggcatttggtgtgctccaatctcgattcgctgttgttcggtaccccgctcagacctggtcgaaagatcaaatgtgggatatcatgacttgctgtgtcatcttgcacaacatgatcatcgagagcgagcaagaagacccagtgtttgacactgaaccatactacaggcagggtcctctagccgaagttgatcaccagctaccggcaacttggactgcctatctcagtatgcgtcaggagatccgaaaCCCACAGGTGCATCATTAACTGCAGAAAGATCTAATTGAGCACCTAGGAGGCTCAAGGGGACGccgcgtgatgaaatacgagtttttatttgttgaactatataatttgtattgaactatttgttgttgtagtattttgttgaagtatttgatttttctgagATGAAATATGTGAAAaggaataattgtgttgataattgaacgccgagacacggcgaaaccacgccgaTTATGAGCCTATTTTTGCCCATATGGGccgtttattcgccgaaattgggctgcaaagcGGGCCAATTTTGACGCCTGGGGGCGAGCTGaaggcgacgactgggcgcaaaaccgccccagcgtcgagtgtatcgccggctcgccccagAGGGGGCTTTGTATGcatcctggggggccaacggctggagatgccctgaggAGTGAGGCCAAGACGTGGCAAGAAGCTTCTCTCTCGTGCTCTCAACCCCCACAGCACACCACAGTTGGAGATCGCCCGCCCGCACTTGACAGCCAGAGTCCCAGATCTCTCGCCGGATGCCGGACATGGAGGAGTCCACGCAGCCGAAGCCCGCCGACCCGGAGCTCCCCAACGGCGCCGGGGCCCCGGACCACCCGGAACCGgagccgccgtcgcccgctgccgccgcgccggcggcagaggaggaggtggcggcgagaTCGGAGCCGTCCAAGGGCGCGGGGACGAACGCGGACGGCTGGCGCCCCTACACCATGGGGGAGCTGCTCGGGGAGGccgccgaggccgccgccgccgggagatcCGACTTCGCCGCCGACGGGAATGGGCCCGGATCCGCCACCCCCGAGCGCTCCAGGTCACTGcccgctccctccctccctccctccctccctgcccGCGCCGGGCCGCCCGGATCTCCATCGCCCCAACCAACGACCTCTACTTTAGCAGTCTTGTGCCGCTTGGTTGCGCTTAGTTGCAGATCTCTGATGTAGTTTGCGCGCAATTGCGCTGCTCCTGCTTAGCTCTGTATCTGTACGGTGCTCGTTGCTGCTGCGCTGAACCTgaattgcttgcttgcttgctgctTCCAGTTGCGCATATGGGTTGCTTGACTTGTTAGATGTCTCAGGCTGGATCCCTCATGTCATTTTGCAGCACGGTTTAATTGACTAGATGTGTTGATTCATGTCCCGTGAAGCTTGGAATGAAATGTGCTGTGTGCTGCTGCTTCAGATGGCTGCTGCTAGTAGGCATGGAATACAGGTCTATGATTTTATTGTAGGTAGCAACCCAATGTCCAGGGCGTGCACGCTTAAGTATGTCAAGTACCGGCCGACATACATTGCGCTGTTTGAGCTGTGTGGGTGTGGTGGAGGCGATGACGTCTGGCAAGTAAGGAGTGCCCTGATGGGCCTAGCTGAGAGCTTGTTCGGGGGACAGCTGCGCCCCGACTTGACACCACTGGAGGCAATGACGGTCGACGACcataggcggcggcggcgaggcatcggagctggaggagaaggtgccAGTGTTGGGAGAGGAGGGGTGGCGAAGCGTTGGTGggcagttgggggggggggggggatagtgCTGGGCGCCGCTGGTGGGGGGAGAAAATGAAACGGATGGAGTTTCGTGGCGCAGGGGGCTGCCGCACTGCAAGCCTGTAGTAGCGCCAACTTAATATACTGTGGATGCTtgactaaagtagtgatctaaacgctcttatattagtttacagagggagtctTTAGTTTCCAATTTTCCATATATTAGGCCAGTCCAGTACGTGTATATATTGGCCCATGGCCTCATGTGACTACAAGTTGCCTTCTTAACAGCTGGCACTGCCAATTTATCTTCTGCCAAAAGGGAAATAATAGAGTATAACATTTAAGCATTCGGTTATTGACATATTCTTGAATTAGCTATGATAAACACAAGTTATAGAACTCTTCCATTTTTCCATTTCAGCCAGGACAGCCTGCAGCTCTCAACCCATCATGATGTTGCCATGGACTTGATAAATAGTGTCACTGGAGTTGATGAGGAAGGTCGCTCTCGCCAACGTATTCTTACCTTTGCAGCGAAAAGGTTTTGGTTTTACTCACCTGATTAACCCAATCTTGTAGTAATATTATAATTAGCTCAAACTTTGCATGTTTTCTAACGGTATGTTTTGCAGATATATTAGCGCCATTGAAAGAAATCCAGAAGACCCTGATGCATATTATAACTGGGCCCTAGTTCTCCAGGTAAAAGTGCATTCCTTATTTGCAGTACACACCGGCTCGTACGTTACTTGAAGATGACCTTTGCAGGCCTTCGTTTATTCTGTTGCTTAAAGCATGCTAGTAAAATGAACATTGCGAGGGAAATATTTTAACCTTTTCAAATATGTTTGCAGGAAAGTGCAGACAACGTGGATCCTAATTCTGATTCTTCGAAAGATTCATTACTTGAGGAGGCTTGCAAGAAGTATGCTGAAGCTACACGACTTTGCCCAACACTGTATGATGTAAGTTCACCACTCCGAGTTTATTGGTTCATGTTCTGGACTATATTGGAAATTGTTCAGATTTTTGCCTTGTTATACCAAAGAGAATTGGTACCATAGTGCCTTGGCATGGACCACTAATTTTGTACCAAAGAAAATCAATGAGACGCACATGAATATCATTTATGCATTTATGCCTCATGCTAACTTGCTACTCTGCTGAAAAACATAACAGTTCTCAACTTCTCATGCCTCTTTCTTATCCTTTTAGGCATATTATAACTGGGCTATTGCTATAGCTGATCGGGCCAAAATGCGTGGGCGTACCAAAGAGGCTGAAGAACTCTGGCAGCAGGTAATAACAATGCTAATAAAGTTTGCTTGCATTCCGTGATGGTTCTGTTTTTACTATGCTAGACCAAAGGGCAAAAGGTTCGAATCCCCTGTTCTGTTATATTTCAAGGTCACATCCACTGTTCCAGTTTTGGTGTTGTTCAGATTGTCAGTAGAAAAGGGGCAATGCTATTTCCTAGTGTCGCTAACTGAACTTACGAACTAATAATATTTATTTAAAATTCTTGATTACATAGTTACTCTGTCAAATAGTAGTAGTCTAGAAATCAAGTTTGCAACTCCCAGCGTTAAGTAAAATATAATATTTAGTCCCTTACCATTTCCTTCTTGCTGCATATTATTCTTTCTTAAGAATAAGGGCGTGCTTCTTAACTGATTGATAACATTCCCGATTTTACCATTACGTTGAAAAAATGGCCTGGTCATTTTTTTTCCACATTAAAAAAATACTATATTGTTCAAATGCTGGATTTTGATGAGTTACTATATACTCATTGTTTTCTTCCTTTTCAGGCTATAAGGAACTACGACAAGGCAGTCCAGTTAAGTTGGAACAGCCCCCAGGTGAGAACTGACTCTCTTGACTGATTTATGGAAAATAATAAATGCTTCTCCTAATTTTGAAGTGTTTTAAATAACGTGGTAGAAAGTTCACCGTAGGAAACAATTGGAATATGGTGCGAACAATATTCATCACGAATACCAGCAACATAAATGCACACCATCACCAAACATATGATATCACACaaatattctttttgctattactCCACACTACCGCAGTTATAAGGTTGCACTGGAGAAAACCTTGTGAGAGTCCGTACAGTTGCTTTTGAGCAGTCAATCTGTATGATTCTGTATACATCCCCTGGATAAAACATCAATGGCTTACATCTCCGTTAGACGACCTCTTCTGAGAACACTGTTTAAATGATTCCATCCATTTTTGCCCAAGTTACATAAAGTTCTCATATTTGATACATCAAGTTAAATTGCTTTACATTCTGTATGTCAGATCAGTTCTCTGAAATAAGACCTTTTACATTCAAATTCCATGATCTTGCATGAAGTAGTTAATTTCTTCTTGTTTTCCATCAATCCTCTAAATCTATGTAATTGGCCATTAATCTTCATGCCTCAGTTATTGTGTGTCTGTCTCTTTGATTGCAGGCTCTCAACAACTGGGGCCTTGGACTACAGGTACATTAGCGTATGCACTGTAATATTAGAAATGACTAACTCTTCATCCATACATTTTGCTTTTCACTCATTTTCAAGGGTACAAACTTGTGATGCAGGAATTGAGCGCGATTGTTCCTGCTAAAGACAAGCAAACAATCATAAAAACAGCTATAAGTAAGGTAGTTCCACTTTCCATCTTTGTGGAAATTACTTCTGAGCATTGCTTTATCACAAAATGTATATTCAAGGAAGTGTTGAAACTAAGTTCCTTTTGTTTTGTCGCACAGTTTCGTTCTGCCATCCAGTTGCAGTTTGACTTCCACCGGGCTATTTACAACCTTGGAACTGTCCTGGTGTGTTTTCTTACTCTATTTGATAGTGACTGAAACGGTGGACAGCACTGCTTCAATTTGAATACACGCTAGCTTATTGAACTCTGGTAACAATAATCAACGCCCTCTTGTTTCCTTTTTATGCTGCAGTATGGCTTGGCCGAGGATACCTCAAGGTCTGGGGGTCCTGATACCTCTccaaatgatctgtatagtcagtCTGCTATTTACGTTGCAGCTGCTCATGCATTGAAGCCAAATTATTCGGTATGTGATTTCTTTTTTTGCCACTGTGCTGCCTGCTAATTTCCCTATCGGTTCTTTCTGGAAGCTTGCGTTTTTACATTGTCACTGTAAGCAATTCAGTTATCTCGCACCTTAAAATATTCTAACTCAGCTTTATTTTATTTCCCTAAGTTGTGAAAGTCTTGCTGTTTGCCCTTGATTGTAATAAAATCTTACCACAACGTTATATTTGTTGATGTAGAACTGTTTACTCGTCACCAATTTCAGTATTTTCTGATTGTTATACTTGTATGTCAGTCTACCGATTTAATCGCTTCCAGTTTTCAATAGTGAGCCCATGGGCTTTGGTAGCACCTTATAGTTTTCAGGGGTACTTCTCATATGCAAGATTGTGGGCCTTTTAGCATGATGTATCTAGAAGATTAATTTCCACTTGTTGGTTACTCATTAACTAATATTTAGGCATAACAGTTGTCAACGCCTACTTAAATTCTGTTGTTTGCTTAATGCAGGTTTACCGCAGTGCTCTACGGTTAGTCCGGTCAATGGTACGTTGGCAGCTCTAAGATTTCAGTTATTTTTTTCTCTACAGTCTGTACAATTGTATCATGTGTTGTGTATTACCTTTAGGCAGCCCATCTCTGTATTTAACTGGTTGGTGCTCCGGTAGATCGTAGATGAACCTGAGATGTCCTGTATGTTGCTATTTGGCTGGTGTCAGGGCTAACTTGAAATAGGAATACCCTGTCAAAAAAAAGGGAATACTGGATTCTTGATTTTGCGAGTTATCCATCAAAACTCGACCAACCGGGGACTAGCCCCTGGTGGCATTTTTTCTAAACAAGATATGTGCACACCCACCCTGTGGAGTTTGAGACTCAAATGCTGGTGGGCGTGCCTGGGAGCACTCCTGCTCCAGCTAGCCACGAGTTATCCATCATATTCTAAAAGTTGAGCACAGTTATTGAAATTCAATTGATTTGATTACATGGTTGTGCACAAAGCAGAACATAAAAACTAGTACGTAGTAATAGAAGCACACAAATCATGAAATGCCTTCTTCTAATTACAGAATGTAAACTCTGAACTTCTAAGTGTGCCTCTCCAGTAAGATTTGTGAGCATGCCCTCAGTGTGTGAGCACCGAGGAGAACATTCATCTTCCTTTTTTTTTATAtttaattttcaatttttttttggtaAGTACGCATATGTTGGGTCAGTCTCGATTATGGAGTTTGTGACATCCTTGCTGCTATGCTTTGTTTTGCAGCTACCGTTGCCATATTTGAAAGTGGGATATTTGACTGCTCCTCCGGCAGACGACCCCGTTGCACCACACAAACATTGGGAGAGGTCACAGTTCATCTTAAACCATACGGAACTCCAGCAGGTAGTTGTGTTACTGATAATAACGCATAGCATACTTGTGTGTCTATTCATATCACTGGTAGGATCCATCTTTGTTTTATGCTACTGAGTTTGCAATCATAAATTTAAGGTCAATGATTCCGAAAGCGCACCTGTCAAAGCAAACGCGCTCGTGGAGAAAGCCAAAAGGTTTATCAAGGTAGACGTCGCGGACATAGTTTCAGTGTCCACGTGCTCCGATCTGACGCTGCCGCCTGGCGCTGGCCTCTGTATAAACACAACGCATGGGCCCGTGTTCTTGGTATGCGCCTCCTCTTCTTGAACTCCTCTTGATCTGATGCCTTAGAAAGCGTTGTTGGTTTTCAAACTAATTGTCCACCTCTATGTTTTCGCTGTGTCAGGTTGCTGATACCTGGGAGTCTCTCGACGGCTGGCTAGACGCGATACGCCTGGTGTACACCATATTCGCAAGAGGGAAGACCGATGTCCTGGCGGGCATCATCACCGGCTGATCGATGATGTCTTCGTTGTATGTGCGACTAGCTGTGTCTGGACAGAGCGGCATGTATATCAATATGCATTCTGGGTCAATTCAAAAACCCCACCACAGTTGATTTTATGCGTCCCCTCCCCTTGACTGCTCCGATGTGAATTTTCAGAGTTTCTGTAGAGTGATGTGTTTACCCATCCGAATCATAGGCGCGCCGCTCACGGCATTGTTTTGTACCTCTAACACATATATATACCTTCAAGTATGTTGTATGACTTGCAATAGACGACGGATGAGAAGATGAGTCTGTACTTCCATCTAGATCAAATGTTTGTATGTTCTGTCCTGTATTTTTGACTTCCAAATTCAAACCAATGTTGTATTAGGGTCAATGTCCAAGTGGTACCTATCACTTGTCTCTATCCATCTACTCAGTTTGTTGAAATTATTTAAAGTTGTAGCTTTATCGTAAGTCAAACTTCTTTATGTATATGTTGTCAAAATGACGCTGAAGGAGTAGTCCAAGAAAAAGAAACTGCATGGGCCTCATTTTCCTTCTCCTTTTCTCTCCTCCTTGTACCCTTGAGAGTCTCCTAGGGAGAATATCTTGCTCGTCAAAAAATTCTGGGTTTTTTTTGTGAATGTTCTGTTATTCCCATATATTTCAAATCTAAAATCAAAACAcacaccaggaaacaaaagaagacAAATCTATATGTGAATAATGTTTTTTCTTGTCTTTTTTTTGACACTATTCATGCTGGATTTGTTACTTTTGTTCTCTGTGTGCATTTCGAATTTGAACATGAACTATTTAGGGGATGTAGACATATATGTCTTGTGAGCGTCCACTTTTTTCTGGACTTTTTGAAACGTTCAAATTTGAGTTTTTGAACGTTGGAGCATGGGAGCATACGAGACTTTGGGGCACCTGATTCTTTCCCAGTCTCCTCCTCTCcacatttttcttctttctctctccTCCCCGCACCCTTGAGAATCTCCTAGTTCTACTTGATCGCTTCCCTCCATCTTTGGCGGTGGTGCCCAGAATGATACAGGTTCAACTTAAACAAGTGCTGAGTGCTCAAGATTTATTACGTGATATGGCTAAATCTGCTGAGAAATATGATGCTTATGTTTGTACTAAAGGAGGTGCCCATACTCAAGAACCTCTATATCCTAAtggacaccctaaaagaatagAAAAAAGATTCTCAAAATATTGATAGCAATGTTTCTCGTTCAtctagaaagaaaaaggaaaataagtctAAACAGGTTGAACCTGCTTATGATAGTTCTCGGGAACCTCATATTGTTAATGAAACTCAAGAGAATCCTAAtaatgtttctatttctgatgttgagatTCGGAGTGGGGATGAACAAGAACTCTCTCAACAAGATGATAAGAATGATGATGTTATAGAGTCTGATAAGGAAAATGAAGGAGAAGTACAATCTGCTATAGAGGAAGATGTTCATGTTCAAATTAAGAAACATGGTAAGAGAAATAAAGAAGCTAGGAATTATGGTAAATAAAGAGAGCCATTTGTTCAAAACTTGTGTGTTTTCGTAATGAGCTTTCTAAAACTAAAGACATGAACATTTTGCTAGGTTTGTTGATTTGCTTAGTTCTCTCTACATGCAAATTCCTTTGACCGATTCTATTAAAGTTCCTCCTTATTCCAAGTATATGAAACATATTGTTACTATTAAGAGGAAGATTTCAAATACCGGGGACATCTACAATGCTTACAAATTATTCTCTTGAAGAAAATATTACTGGAAAACTTGGAGATCAAGGAATACCTACCATACCATGCACCATTACTAATACTTATTATGCTAagtttgctttatgtgatttaggtgcatgtgttagtgttatgcctttttctCTTTATAAAAGGTTTAACTTGATAAACTTACGCCTACTGATATATCT is a genomic window containing:
- the LOC123094080 gene encoding protein HLB1, yielding MPDMEESTQPKPADPELPNGAGAPDHPEPEPPSPAAAAPAAEEEVAARSEPSKGAGTNADGWRPYTMGELLGEAAEAAAAGRSDFAADGNGPGSATPERSSQDSLQLSTHHDVAMDLINSVTGVDEEGRSRQRILTFAAKRYISAIERNPEDPDAYYNWALVLQESADNVDPNSDSSKDSLLEEACKKYAEATRLCPTLYDAYYNWAIAIADRAKMRGRTKEAEELWQQAIRNYDKAVQLSWNSPQALNNWGLGLQELSAIVPAKDKQTIIKTAISKFRSAIQLQFDFHRAIYNLGTVLYGLAEDTSRSGGPDTSPNDLYSQSAIYVAAAHALKPNYSVYRSALRLVRSMLPLPYLKVGYLTAPPADDPVAPHKHWERSQFILNHTELQQVNDSESAPVKANALVEKAKRFIKVDVADIVSVSTCSDLTLPPGAGLCINTTHGPVFLVADTWESLDGWLDAIRLVYTIFARGKTDVLAGIITG